In one window of Hymenobacter nivis DNA:
- the recJ gene encoding single-stranded-DNA-specific exonuclease RecJ gives MPPPAAKSWNFAPAPDPALVLAITEALPVGPEVGALLVQRGLDTPEAAAAFIYSDLRQLPDPFLLRDMDLAVDRLVRALETGEKVLVLGDYDVDGITSVALVISYLTPLFGAERLRDYIPDRYTEGYGISHTAVDVAAAEGFGLIVALDCGIKALEPVAYAAAKGVDFIICDHHLPGDELPAAVAVLDPKRKDCCYPYKDLSGCGVGFKLMQGLGQRLGRDTAFLYDLLDLVTVSIAADVVPVTGENRVLAAHGLRCFNEDAHLLRPGLAALRELATLREGPLTLSSLVFGFAPRINAAGRMGDARRAVAMLLAADQQEARHTTEVVDRMNQERRGSDQATTQEALALIAASPTLQTSHATVLYQAHWHQGVLGIVASRCLDQYYRPTVILTQRDGKATGSARSVAGFDIHAALEACAPLLEQYGGHRAAAGLTLKVENVPAFQAQFEEVVARTQATAHLVRPVEIDALLPVARITEGFLQDLRPLEPFGPGNPNPVFATARVLAVPGSAREVGNGHLKIRLVAADAPGPAVEVIGFGLAGYLPQINEGHPFDVCYTLEMNEYRGSRHVQLRLLDLRWA, from the coding sequence ATGCCACCACCCGCCGCCAAAAGCTGGAACTTTGCGCCGGCTCCCGACCCGGCGCTGGTTCTGGCCATTACCGAGGCCCTGCCCGTAGGGCCCGAAGTAGGGGCCCTGCTCGTGCAGCGCGGCCTCGATACCCCCGAAGCCGCCGCCGCGTTCATCTACTCTGACCTGCGCCAGCTGCCCGACCCGTTCCTGCTGCGCGACATGGACCTGGCCGTGGACCGCCTCGTGCGGGCCCTGGAAACGGGCGAAAAAGTGCTCGTGCTGGGCGACTACGACGTGGACGGTATCACGTCGGTGGCGCTGGTCATCAGCTACCTCACGCCTCTGTTTGGGGCCGAGCGGCTGCGCGACTACATCCCCGACCGCTACACCGAGGGCTACGGCATCAGCCATACCGCCGTGGACGTGGCCGCCGCTGAAGGCTTCGGCCTGATTGTGGCCCTCGACTGCGGCATCAAGGCCCTGGAGCCGGTGGCCTACGCCGCGGCCAAGGGCGTCGATTTCATCATTTGTGACCACCACTTGCCTGGCGACGAGCTGCCCGCCGCCGTGGCCGTGCTCGACCCCAAGCGCAAAGACTGCTGCTACCCCTACAAGGATTTGTCGGGCTGCGGCGTGGGCTTCAAGCTGATGCAGGGCCTGGGCCAGCGCCTGGGCCGCGACACAGCGTTTCTCTACGACCTGCTAGACCTGGTGACGGTGAGCATTGCCGCCGACGTGGTGCCTGTAACGGGTGAAAACCGCGTGCTGGCCGCCCACGGCCTGCGCTGCTTCAACGAAGATGCGCACTTGCTGCGCCCCGGCCTGGCCGCCCTGCGCGAGCTAGCCACCCTGCGCGAGGGGCCCCTGACGCTCAGTAGCTTAGTATTCGGCTTTGCGCCGCGCATCAACGCCGCCGGGCGCATGGGCGACGCCCGCCGCGCTGTGGCCATGCTGCTGGCCGCCGACCAGCAGGAGGCCCGCCACACCACCGAAGTGGTGGACCGCATGAACCAAGAGCGCCGCGGCTCCGACCAGGCCACCACCCAGGAGGCCCTGGCCCTGATTGCCGCCAGCCCCACTTTGCAAACATCCCACGCCACGGTGCTTTACCAGGCCCACTGGCACCAGGGCGTGCTGGGCATCGTGGCCTCGCGCTGCCTCGACCAATACTACCGCCCCACGGTCATCCTCACGCAGCGCGATGGCAAGGCCACGGGCTCGGCGCGCTCGGTGGCGGGGTTCGACATCCACGCGGCCCTGGAGGCCTGCGCCCCGCTGCTGGAGCAGTACGGCGGCCACCGCGCCGCCGCCGGCCTCACCCTGAAGGTCGAAAACGTGCCCGCCTTCCAGGCGCAATTCGAGGAGGTGGTGGCCCGCACCCAGGCCACGGCCCACCTGGTGCGGCCCGTCGAGATTGATGCCCTGCTGCCGGTGGCCCGCATCACCGAAGGCTTCTTACAGGATTTGCGGCCCCTGGAGCCTTTCGGGCCCGGCAACCCCAACCCGGTGTTTGCCACGGCCCGCGTGCTGGCCGTGCCCGGCAGCGCCCGCGAAGTGGGCAACGGCCACCTCAAAATTCGTCTCGTGGCCGCCGACGCCCCCGGCCCCGCCGTGGAAGTCATCGGCTTCGGCCTGGCCGGCTACTTGCCCCAAATCAACGAAGGCCACCCCTTCGATGTGTGCTACACGCTGGAAATGAACGAGTACCGCGGCAGCCGCCACGTGCAGCTGCGGCTGCTGGATTTGCGCTGGGCGTAG
- the rpoN gene encoding RNA polymerase factor sigma-54, translating into MQRLDLKQLLSQKLSPQQIQFIKLLQIPTAELETRIKEEMEVNPALEEGDNDEPEDQDSGDDDDRDEADADDPDAEFDSDNSTLDEDFEEPANVDDYNGPAEAPPEPEPAKEEGPDNTDLDLSDYLNDDEIAGYKMQGDGPGEEEEREMPLADTSGSLLDSLLDQLHFTQLGEREEAIGQQLIGSIDGDGYIRRDLAAIANDLAFSQNLEVAVPEIEAVLRVVQGFDPAGIAARDLPECLLLQLERRPQDATTAHAEQIIGTLFDEFSKKHYARIQQKLDLEDGELKEAVGLVLKLNPKPGGSGPTGPGKTQYLMPDFILANDNGELSLTLNARNAPELRVSPAYTEMFRTYDKAAKKDQKMKEAVSFVKQKLDSAKWFIDAIRQRQNTLLRTMNAIVGLQRDFFIEGDETKLHPMILKDIALQIGMDISTVSRVANSKSVQTEFGIYPLKYFFSEGIATDSGEDVSSREVKSILKDLIGKENKSHPLADDKLEKMLNARGYNIARRTVAKYREQLNIPVARLRKEL; encoded by the coding sequence ATGCAACGCCTCGATTTAAAACAGCTACTCTCGCAAAAGCTCAGCCCCCAGCAAATTCAGTTCATCAAGCTGCTGCAAATCCCGACGGCGGAGCTGGAAACGCGCATCAAAGAGGAAATGGAGGTGAACCCCGCCCTGGAGGAAGGCGACAACGACGAGCCCGAGGACCAGGACAGCGGCGACGACGACGACCGCGACGAAGCCGATGCCGACGACCCGGACGCCGAGTTCGACAGCGACAACAGCACGCTCGACGAAGATTTTGAGGAGCCCGCCAACGTGGACGACTACAACGGCCCCGCCGAGGCACCGCCCGAGCCCGAGCCCGCCAAGGAAGAGGGCCCCGACAACACCGACCTCGACCTGAGCGACTACCTCAACGACGACGAGATTGCGGGCTACAAGATGCAGGGCGACGGCCCCGGCGAGGAGGAGGAGCGCGAAATGCCCCTGGCCGACACTAGCGGCTCGCTCCTGGATTCGCTACTCGACCAGCTGCACTTCACCCAGCTCGGCGAGCGGGAGGAAGCCATTGGCCAGCAGCTCATTGGTTCGATTGATGGCGACGGCTACATCCGGCGCGACCTGGCCGCCATTGCCAATGATCTGGCGTTTTCGCAGAACCTGGAGGTGGCCGTGCCCGAAATTGAGGCCGTGCTGCGCGTGGTGCAGGGCTTCGACCCCGCCGGCATTGCCGCCCGCGACCTGCCCGAGTGCCTGCTGTTGCAGCTGGAACGCCGCCCCCAGGACGCCACCACCGCGCACGCCGAGCAAATCATCGGCACCTTGTTCGACGAGTTCAGCAAGAAGCACTACGCCCGCATCCAGCAGAAGCTGGACCTGGAGGACGGCGAGCTGAAGGAAGCCGTGGGCCTGGTCCTCAAGCTGAACCCCAAGCCCGGCGGCTCGGGCCCCACGGGCCCCGGCAAAACGCAGTACCTGATGCCGGACTTCATCCTTGCCAACGACAACGGCGAGCTGAGCCTGACGCTAAACGCCCGCAACGCCCCCGAACTGCGCGTGAGCCCGGCCTACACCGAAATGTTCCGGACCTACGACAAGGCCGCGAAGAAGGACCAGAAGATGAAGGAAGCGGTATCTTTTGTCAAGCAAAAATTGGATTCTGCCAAGTGGTTCATCGACGCCATCCGGCAGCGGCAGAACACGCTGCTGCGCACCATGAACGCCATTGTGGGCTTGCAGCGCGACTTCTTCATCGAGGGCGACGAAACCAAGCTGCACCCGATGATTTTGAAGGACATCGCCCTGCAAATTGGCATGGATATTAGCACCGTGAGCCGGGTAGCCAACTCTAAATCAGTACAAACTGAATTTGGTATCTATCCATTAAAATATTTCTTTTCGGAAGGAATTGCCACCGACTCGGGCGAGGACGTGTCGAGCCGCGAGGTAAAAAGCATCCTCAAGGATTTGATCGGCAAGGAGAACAAATCGCACCCGCTGGCCGACGACAAGCTGGAGAAGATGCTGAACGCCAGGGGCTACAACATTGCCCGGCGCACCGTGGCCAAGTACCGCGAGCAGTTGAACATCCCGGTGGCGCGGCTGCGCAAGGAATTATAG
- the asnS gene encoding asparagine--tRNA ligase, producing MSLKRSTVQSLLASQELDREVLVKGWVRSRRGNKYVQFIIVNDGSTIHTIQAVANAELFPEESLKDVANGASVAIRGQLVASQGKGQAVEIQAAEITVLGKADPETYPLQKKATSLEHLREIAHLRPRTNTFGAVLRIRHALAFGIHQYFNDHGFFYVHTPIITGSDAEGAGQMFRVTTLPPEHPPRTEDGSVDFSQDFFGKQTNLTVSGQLEGELAAMALGSIYTFGPTFRAENSNTARHLAEFWMIEPEVAFNELEENMDLAEDFLQYLVRYALEKCADDLQFLNDQYDKELLDRLRSVTDNAFQRLTYTEAVEILKAAKKKFEFPVDWGTDLQSEHERYLVEKHFKKPVILTNYPKEIKAFYMKLDEDGRTVRAMDVLFPGIGEIIGGSQREEDYDKLTARMAEMHVPTDELDWYLDTRRFGTVPHAGFGLGFERLVLFVTGMGNIRDVIPFPRYPKNAAF from the coding sequence ATGTCCCTCAAACGGTCTACAGTTCAGAGCCTGCTGGCCAGCCAGGAGCTCGACCGCGAAGTGCTCGTCAAAGGCTGGGTGCGCTCGCGCCGCGGCAACAAATACGTGCAGTTCATCATCGTCAACGACGGCTCCACCATCCACACCATCCAAGCGGTGGCCAACGCCGAGTTGTTTCCCGAGGAAAGTCTAAAGGACGTGGCCAACGGCGCCAGCGTGGCCATCCGGGGCCAGCTGGTGGCCTCGCAGGGCAAGGGTCAAGCAGTTGAGATTCAGGCCGCTGAAATCACCGTGCTCGGCAAGGCCGACCCCGAAACCTACCCGCTCCAGAAGAAGGCCACTTCGCTGGAGCACCTGCGCGAAATTGCCCACCTGCGCCCCCGCACCAACACGTTCGGGGCGGTGCTGCGCATCCGGCACGCGCTGGCGTTCGGCATCCATCAGTACTTCAACGACCACGGCTTTTTCTACGTCCACACGCCCATCATCACGGGCTCCGACGCCGAGGGTGCGGGCCAGATGTTTCGGGTGACCACGCTGCCGCCCGAGCACCCGCCCCGCACCGAGGACGGCTCGGTGGACTTCAGCCAGGATTTTTTCGGCAAGCAAACCAACCTCACCGTGAGCGGGCAGCTCGAGGGCGAGCTGGCGGCCATGGCCCTGGGCAGCATCTACACGTTCGGGCCCACGTTCCGGGCCGAAAACTCCAACACGGCCCGCCACCTGGCCGAGTTCTGGATGATTGAGCCCGAGGTGGCCTTCAACGAGCTGGAGGAGAACATGGACCTGGCCGAGGACTTCCTCCAGTACCTGGTGCGCTATGCCCTGGAGAAATGTGCCGACGACCTGCAGTTCCTCAACGACCAGTACGACAAGGAGTTGCTGGACCGCCTGCGCTCCGTGACCGACAACGCCTTCCAGCGTCTGACTTATACCGAGGCAGTGGAAATCCTGAAAGCGGCGAAAAAGAAATTTGAGTTCCCCGTCGATTGGGGCACCGATTTGCAGAGCGAGCACGAGCGGTATTTGGTAGAGAAGCACTTCAAAAAGCCCGTCATTCTCACCAACTACCCCAAGGAAATCAAGGCCTTCTACATGAAGCTGGACGAGGACGGGCGCACCGTGCGGGCCATGGACGTGCTGTTCCCCGGCATCGGTGAAATCATCGGCGGCTCGCAGCGCGAGGAAGACTACGACAAGCTAACGGCCCGCATGGCCGAAATGCACGTGCCCACTGATGAGCTGGACTGGTACCTCGACACGCGCCGCTTCGGCACGGTGCCGCACGCCGGCTTCGGCCTGGGCTTCGAGCGCCTCGTGCTGTTCGTGACCGGTATGGGCAACATCCGCGACGTGATTCCCTTCCCCCGCTACCCCAAAAACGCGGCGTTTTAG
- a CDS encoding DoxX family protein yields the protein MLHLISRYALAAVFVGAGLLHFIKPATYLRIMPPGLPAPLALVYVSGFFELAGGLGLLVGATRWWAALGLVLLLVAVFPANVYMAQMAGPLGVPAWAAWGRLPLQALLVWWAWAARR from the coding sequence ATGCTTCACCTTATTTCGCGCTACGCGCTGGCGGCCGTCTTCGTGGGGGCGGGCCTGCTGCACTTTATCAAGCCCGCCACCTACCTGCGCATCATGCCGCCAGGGCTGCCCGCGCCGCTGGCCCTGGTATACGTGAGCGGCTTTTTTGAGCTAGCGGGCGGCCTGGGGCTGCTCGTCGGCGCCACACGCTGGTGGGCCGCGCTGGGCCTGGTGCTACTGCTAGTGGCCGTGTTTCCGGCCAACGTGTACATGGCCCAAATGGCCGGCCCGCTGGGCGTGCCGGCCTGGGCCGCCTGGGGCCGCTTGCCCTTGCAAGCCCTGCTGGTGTGGTGGGCGTGGGCGGCCCGGCGATGA
- a CDS encoding FAD-dependent oxidoreductase has protein sequence MLPEIDLTDAASLPEGALKSFPTPHEGPEVLLVRHEGEVHAFAAHCPHYGAPLAKGQLVNGKIVCPWHHACFRAKDGSLCEPPALDDLPAFAVREADGRVLVQVPRKPAASTDNSSATPTAEVGGTPPADTPGAPADARTFVLVGGGAAGQYAAQTLRHEGFAGKIVLVSADEKAPYDRTKLSKPYLAGKAKPAALPLREPDFYEKHRIDLQLGTRATGLDLARQELQLAGHPPLRYDQLLLAPGGAPNRLPKLPGHELAGVLPLRTQADADAILAATKDAKQIVVIGSSFIGMEAASSLVGEGRAVTVVAQDKVPFARVLGPEIGAMFRALHEEKGVHFEPEAEVTALLGEAGRVTGVQLKTGRVLPADAVVLGVGVRPATEFLQEAFLLEKDGGLAVDTYLQAAENVYAAGDVARFPLGAPGVPTRIEHWRVAQQHGRTAARNMLGQREAFTAAPYFWTQQYGKSLRYAGHAEKWDEIIYHGDVAQQDFLALYVLDGRIIAAASMNRDADMIHFAERLEQGQLPALADTHEGMSWAPATN, from the coding sequence ATGCTCCCCGAAATTGACCTGACCGACGCCGCTAGCCTGCCCGAGGGCGCGCTCAAATCCTTCCCCACGCCCCACGAGGGCCCCGAGGTGCTGCTGGTGCGCCACGAGGGCGAGGTGCACGCTTTTGCCGCGCACTGCCCGCACTACGGGGCCCCACTGGCCAAGGGCCAGCTCGTAAACGGCAAAATTGTGTGTCCCTGGCACCACGCCTGCTTCCGGGCGAAGGACGGCAGCCTCTGTGAGCCGCCGGCTCTGGACGACCTGCCCGCCTTTGCCGTGCGCGAGGCCGACGGGCGCGTGCTGGTGCAAGTGCCCAGGAAGCCCGCCGCCAGTACTGATAACTCCAGCGCCACGCCCACGGCGGAAGTGGGCGGCACGCCGCCCGCCGATACCCCCGGGGCCCCCGCCGATGCGCGCACGTTCGTGCTGGTAGGCGGCGGGGCGGCCGGCCAGTACGCCGCCCAAACCCTGCGCCACGAGGGCTTCGCGGGGAAAATCGTGCTGGTATCGGCCGACGAGAAAGCGCCTTACGACCGCACCAAGCTCAGCAAGCCTTACCTGGCGGGCAAGGCTAAGCCGGCGGCGCTGCCCCTGCGCGAGCCCGATTTTTATGAAAAGCACCGCATTGATTTGCAGCTGGGTACCCGCGCCACCGGCCTCGACCTGGCGCGGCAGGAGTTGCAGTTGGCGGGCCATCCGCCGCTGCGCTACGACCAGTTGCTGCTGGCTCCCGGCGGGGCCCCTAATCGCCTGCCCAAACTGCCTGGCCACGAACTGGCCGGTGTGCTGCCGCTGCGCACCCAGGCCGATGCCGACGCCATCCTGGCGGCCACCAAAGACGCTAAGCAGATAGTAGTTATCGGCTCCAGCTTCATTGGGATGGAAGCGGCCAGCAGCCTCGTGGGCGAAGGCCGCGCCGTGACGGTGGTGGCCCAGGACAAGGTGCCCTTCGCCCGGGTGCTGGGGCCCGAAATCGGGGCCATGTTCCGGGCCCTGCACGAGGAGAAAGGCGTGCATTTCGAGCCCGAAGCCGAGGTAACGGCCCTGCTGGGCGAAGCCGGCCGCGTGACGGGCGTGCAGCTGAAAACCGGCCGCGTACTGCCCGCCGATGCCGTGGTGCTGGGCGTGGGCGTGCGCCCGGCTACCGAGTTTTTGCAGGAGGCTTTTTTGCTGGAAAAAGACGGCGGCCTGGCCGTGGATACTTACTTGCAAGCCGCTGAGAATGTGTACGCCGCTGGCGACGTTGCCCGGTTCCCGCTGGGGGCCCCCGGCGTGCCCACGCGCATCGAGCACTGGCGCGTGGCCCAGCAGCACGGCCGCACGGCGGCCCGCAACATGCTGGGCCAGCGGGAAGCCTTCACCGCCGCACCGTACTTTTGGACGCAGCAGTACGGCAAGAGCCTGCGCTACGCTGGCCACGCCGAAAAATGGGACGAAATCATTTACCACGGCGACGTGGCCCAGCAGGATTTCCTGGCCCTCTACGTGCTGGACGGCCGCATCATCGCCGCCGCCAGCATGAACCGCGACGCCGATATGATTCATTTCGCCGAGCGTCTGGAGCAGGGCCAGCTACCCGCCCTGGCCGATACGCACGAGGGTATGAGCTGGGCCCCCGCCACCAACTAG
- a CDS encoding ATP-binding protein: MVAASTLPPTAADTLAELRAELATERAQRCRAEAETIHLRLTAHLAERSSNALVRLGPEGQLQYANDASFRVPELVGGPGTPVRQWMNDTAAAVWAAGESSEHELDVAGHNFLVCVVPVQEEGEVYTLFYLTDVTKLQAAETELREQHTFYEALLRHMPAAVSVLDVEQRLTYRNPAGNALRQQAGLGHTFGEFCQANDLPAALAERRKRMFQRAVAQRTGVDWEEEWPGVDAGPPVHWLRSYQPVFHADGALRVVISYGLDVTGRRRAEAQVRASEAAVAAQQAFVAQVLDLNPNLIYVRKPQAEVVFQNRAMLELRQLVKQLATTATASEGIPHEERASFDHSDAEVVALGRPLMVSDRLTLPNGEVRWYQSMKCPLVQPDGTAHVLCVSTDITTLKAAQLAAEAAATARENFLANMSHEIRTPLHGVLGMASLLAKTPLDADQQRFVGTIQHTGQHLLSVVNDVLDMAKITSGQLELEQTAFNLCESMFDAVQPLGVLAQQKGITVQGTRLSESCAHPWVVGDPYRLNQILLNLVSNAIKFTPPGGTISVGGFFVAETTTTTTTEFRVTDTGIGIAPDKLEAIFQEFTQAYADTARHFGGTGLGLSISQALVKQMGGALHVQSEVGQGSAFTFTIMLPKAAAAQQAAAIAPPAAMLGHRAVRGRRVLLAEDNPVSAEVAQLLLAGHGVVVDVAASGAAALALFAAHAYDAVLMDIQMPGMNGLEATARLRAHPDPVRAATPILALTANAFRADAEKYRAAGLNDTLAKPYVEAELLAKLAALLGEPPPGPGAEDAPPAPLPRCLDAEGPGALYDLVRLRETAHGSLVFINRVLAAFHANTPGALAELRAAQAATDLAALAALAHRLRPSLQLLGAQLTPHLAVLETPGVASVDAHRAARALVQGLAALLRHVPQSVPA; the protein is encoded by the coding sequence ATGGTTGCTGCCTCTACCCTCCCGCCCACCGCGGCTGACACCCTGGCCGAACTGCGCGCCGAGCTGGCCACCGAGCGCGCGCAGCGCTGCCGGGCCGAAGCCGAAACCATCCACCTGCGCCTGACGGCCCACCTGGCCGAGCGCAGCTCCAACGCGCTGGTGCGCCTGGGCCCGGAGGGCCAGTTGCAGTACGCCAACGATGCCTCGTTTCGGGTACCCGAGCTAGTAGGGGGCCCCGGCACGCCCGTGCGGCAGTGGATGAACGACACGGCCGCCGCAGTATGGGCCGCCGGCGAATCGAGTGAGCACGAGTTGGACGTGGCCGGGCACAACTTTTTGGTATGCGTGGTGCCGGTGCAGGAGGAGGGCGAGGTGTACACGCTGTTCTACCTCACCGACGTGACAAAGCTGCAGGCGGCCGAAACTGAGCTGCGCGAACAGCATACCTTTTACGAGGCCTTGCTCCGACACATGCCGGCCGCCGTTTCGGTGCTCGACGTTGAGCAGCGCCTAACCTACCGCAACCCGGCCGGCAATGCCCTCCGCCAACAGGCTGGGCTGGGCCACACATTTGGCGAGTTTTGCCAGGCGAATGACCTCCCCGCGGCCCTGGCCGAGCGGCGCAAGCGCATGTTCCAACGGGCGGTAGCCCAGCGCACCGGCGTGGACTGGGAAGAAGAGTGGCCAGGCGTTGATGCCGGGCCGCCGGTACACTGGCTGCGCTCGTACCAGCCCGTGTTTCACGCCGATGGGGCCCTGCGCGTAGTCATCAGCTACGGGCTGGACGTGACCGGCCGGCGCCGGGCCGAAGCCCAGGTGCGGGCCAGCGAAGCGGCGGTGGCGGCCCAGCAGGCCTTCGTGGCCCAAGTGCTCGACCTCAACCCCAACCTGATTTACGTGCGCAAGCCCCAGGCCGAAGTGGTGTTTCAAAACCGGGCCATGCTGGAGCTACGCCAATTGGTGAAGCAGCTGGCGACCACGGCCACGGCCTCAGAAGGCATTCCGCACGAGGAGCGCGCCTCGTTCGACCACTCCGATGCCGAGGTGGTGGCCCTGGGCCGCCCGCTGATGGTGTCGGACCGCCTCACGCTGCCCAACGGCGAAGTGCGCTGGTACCAGTCGATGAAGTGCCCGCTGGTGCAGCCCGACGGTACCGCCCACGTGTTGTGCGTGAGCACCGACATCACGACCCTGAAAGCCGCCCAGCTGGCGGCCGAAGCGGCGGCCACGGCCCGCGAGAACTTCCTGGCCAACATGAGCCACGAGATTCGTACACCGCTGCACGGGGTGCTGGGCATGGCCTCGCTGCTGGCCAAAACCCCACTCGATGCCGACCAGCAGCGCTTCGTGGGCACCATCCAGCACACGGGCCAGCACCTGCTCTCGGTGGTGAACGACGTGCTCGACATGGCCAAGATTACCTCGGGGCAGCTGGAGCTGGAGCAAACTGCGTTCAACCTGTGCGAGAGCATGTTTGATGCCGTGCAGCCCCTGGGGGTGCTGGCCCAGCAGAAGGGCATTACGGTGCAGGGCACGCGCCTGAGCGAATCGTGCGCCCACCCGTGGGTGGTGGGCGACCCGTACCGGCTCAACCAAATCCTGCTCAACTTGGTGAGCAACGCCATCAAGTTCACCCCGCCAGGGGGCACCATCTCGGTGGGCGGCTTTTTTGTGGCCGAAACCACCACCACCACCACCACCGAGTTCCGGGTCACCGACACGGGTATCGGCATTGCGCCCGACAAGCTGGAGGCTATTTTCCAGGAATTTACCCAGGCCTACGCCGACACGGCCCGGCACTTTGGGGGCACCGGCCTGGGCCTAAGCATCAGCCAGGCCCTGGTGAAGCAAATGGGCGGGGCCCTGCACGTGCAGAGCGAGGTGGGCCAGGGCAGTGCGTTTACCTTCACCATCATGCTGCCCAAGGCCGCCGCTGCGCAGCAAGCCGCCGCCATTGCCCCGCCAGCAGCCATGCTGGGCCACCGGGCGGTGCGCGGCCGCCGCGTGCTGCTAGCCGAAGATAACCCGGTGAGTGCCGAAGTGGCCCAGCTGCTGCTGGCCGGCCACGGGGTAGTAGTGGACGTGGCCGCCAGCGGGGCCGCCGCCCTGGCCCTATTTGCTGCCCACGCCTACGATGCCGTACTGATGGACATTCAGATGCCCGGCATGAATGGCCTTGAAGCCACCGCCCGCCTGCGCGCCCACCCCGACCCAGTGCGGGCAGCCACACCCATCTTGGCCCTCACGGCCAACGCCTTCCGCGCCGATGCGGAGAAGTACCGCGCCGCCGGCCTCAACGATACCCTGGCCAAGCCCTACGTGGAAGCCGAACTGCTGGCCAAGCTGGCCGCCCTGCTCGGCGAGCCGCCGCCCGGCCCGGGGGCAGAAGACGCGCCGCCCGCGCCGCTGCCCCGCTGCCTGGACGCGGAAGGCCCCGGGGCCCTTTACGACCTAGTCCGGCTGCGCGAAACGGCGCACGGCAGCCTGGTGTTCATCAACCGGGTGCTGGCCGCATTCCACGCCAACACGCCGGGGGCCCTAGCCGAGTTGCGCGCCGCCCAGGCGGCCACCGACCTCGCCGCCCTGGCCGCCTTAGCCCACCGCCTGCGGCCTTCGTTGCAACTGCTGGGGGCCCAGCTCACCCCGCACCTAGCCGTGCTCGAAACCCCCGGCGTGGCGTCGGTGGACGCGCACCGGGCCGCCCGGGCCCTTGTGCAGGGCCTGGCGGCGCTGCTCCGGCACGTGCCCCAGAGTGTGCCCGCCTAA
- a CDS encoding BLUF domain-containing protein — MPSSQHLHRLVYQSSATVFLSETQLEPLLIKSRAWNTAHGLTGLLLYCDGELLQVLEGPADEVHAIFARIRGDARHAHMTKLADGPVDQRCFADWSMGFRTVNSTYLASVAGYFDPAQVVATADLAPEDNCCDLGPLLFDFLRADHSQAQ, encoded by the coding sequence ATGCCTTCCTCCCAGCACCTGCACCGCTTGGTATACCAAAGCTCGGCTACCGTGTTCCTGAGCGAAACCCAACTGGAGCCCTTGCTTATTAAATCGCGCGCTTGGAACACGGCGCACGGCCTCACGGGCCTGCTGCTTTACTGCGATGGCGAGCTGCTGCAAGTGCTGGAGGGCCCCGCCGATGAGGTGCACGCCATCTTCGCCCGCATCCGGGGCGATGCCCGCCACGCGCACATGACCAAACTGGCCGACGGCCCCGTGGACCAGCGCTGCTTCGCCGATTGGTCGATGGGCTTCAGAACCGTTAATTCGACCTACTTGGCCTCAGTAGCCGGGTATTTCGACCCTGCCCAGGTCGTAGCTACTGCCGACCTGGCCCCCGAAGACAACTGCTGCGACCTGGGCCCGTTGCTGTTCGACTTCCTAAGGGCGGACCACAGCCAGGCTCAGTAA